The genomic DNA GGCCTCGTGTGAAGCGGTAATGTCATAGAAGACGATTTCATCCGCACCTTGTTCGTAATATCTTTTGGCGGTTTCGACCGGGTCACCAATATCAACATTTCCCTCGAATTTGACACCTTTGGTCAGTCTGCCATTGCGGACATCGAGACATGGGATGACGCGTTTACTGAGCATTGGCGGCCTCCTGACAGTAGGTATAGAAATTATGCAGCATTTTTAGCCCCGGGCGTCCTGATTTTTCTGGATGGAACTGGACTGCCCACAATCCTTGACGGCCATGGACCGAACAAAAATCAATGCCGTAGCGGGTGGTTGCGATGACGTATTCATCTTTGGGATGCGGGAAGTAGCTGTGGACGAAATAGAAGTCCGCATCGGGATCAATCCCCGCGAATAACTCACAGTCCTTGACCAGTTCGATTTGATTCCACCCCATATGCGGTACGCGGATGGTGGCGTCTTCATAATCAACCCAGGAAGGATTGAACAGTCGACATTCGCCGGGAATGACTTCCAGTGCCTTGGTGTCGTTTTCTTCTGAGTAGTCCAGCAGAATTTGACAGCCGACACAAATGCCGAGAACCGGTTTTTTTTGCCAGATAAGCCCCTTGATAACCTCATCAAGCCCGTCGGCATGGAGTTCTTCCATGGCCTGTCCTGCGGCTCCGACGCCCGGGAAAATGATGCCGGAAGCTTTGTTGAGCTTTTCCGGATCGTTAGTGATCTCATTGGGGATTCCCAAATGGTCAAGTGCCCGACGGACACTGGTTTGGTTTCCCGCTTTGTAATCGAATATGGCGAGCATCTGTCCCTCCGAATTGTCTATTCGTTATCTTAAAGCGACTAGTAAAAAAATGGAGGGAAAACAAGGAGTTTTTTTGAGAATTCACAAAGATGTCAATGCAAACCGGGATTTTCAGGAGAATTTCCCGAAATAGTCATGTCTTTTTGGAAAAAGTCCGTTGTCAGATCGGGTTATTTCCCCAGAATCCGGAGAAGGAGGTCACCGGTCAATGGACCGAGTTTGCGGCCCAATCCCTTCAACCGGATGGGGCGACCAATGACAAAATCCTGTGGAAGGGTGACTTCAATGGTTTTTGGCCCTTGAGTGAATTTTTGTTCAACCGTGATGCGAATTTTTCGTCCAGGGAGCAAGTGCTGTGCGGGAAAATGCACGGTTTGTTCGTGGTCCATCTGTCCCTTGAACCACCCCTTGATTCCTCGGGACAGATTGAGGTTGAGTGTGCGTTCACCCCAATGGAGTTGAAGATGCTTTTTGTTTAGTTCCAACGGGCCTTGGTAGCCTGGTTGCTCCTTGCGGATTTGTCGGTAGATGTCCTCAAAAACTTTTTTGGCAAAAGGATCGTTGAGGATATCCTTGAGGACTTCTTCTTCCTTGTAATAATATCGCTGTGCCCTGGAACGTGCGGACCCTTTTCGCTTCTTGGGGCGACCTTTGGTCCATTCTTGTTGGGTGTGCGCGGAGGCTTTGGTTGTGTGTGACCGGCTGGCCCGTGGTTTTTCTCGTGTTGTTTGCCAGGACCTTTCTCGTGATTTTCCAGACGAGGCCGAGCCAGTTGTCTCAGCTCCGTTGTCCAACAAGGTTTTGGCAGTGACGTATGCCTCATTGATCTTTTGGAATTGTTCGCTCGCATTCGGGCTGGAGTTCAAGTCGGGGTGGTACTTGAAAGCCAGTTTTCGAAATGAGGTTTTGATATCATCCAGGGATGCGTTTGCGTCGAGCTGGAGTATGGTGAGACATCCCTGAAGATTCATTGGTCACCCTTTGTTATTCTTCCGAAATGAGTGCATTCGGAGCTGTTTCGGGATCATAGCGCAAAAGGTCTTCTTTGTGCAAATAGGCTCGGCCTTGTTTGACAAACTCGGCGTGTCCCGCTTTGGGATTGATGCCCGGACAGTACTCCTGAACCATTTGCCAACTCAGTTCATCAACGAGATTGCCGCGGAAGTAGGGCCACGCACGACAGACGTCAGGGCGTCCCGGGTGGATGCCGCATCCTTCCTTGTAAAAAATGCAGTACTTGTCTTTTCCCACATTGAGGTGGAGTTTGCCTCCACGTTTGTGTGCGTATTTTTCAACAAGTTCTTCGACGGATATTCCCAGATGTTCGGCCAGACGAGTCCGGTCTTTGGCGGTCATGACGATGCCGCCTTCTCCCTGGCAGCAATGGCCGCACATCTGACATTCAAAAGCTGATTCGTTCATCGTGTGATTCCCAATGCTTGAAGTTCCACTTTGAGGCAACGGTCCTCGACCACGACGATGCCACTTCCTTCGAGGATTGCACGTGCTTCGGGGCTGACAATGCCGGACTGCATCCAAAATATTTTGGGAAGCGGGGCCATTTTCAGGACTTCCCGGGCGTGATCCGGACAGAACGGTGCCGC from Pseudodesulfovibrio sp. JC047 includes the following:
- the hisH gene encoding imidazole glycerol phosphate synthase subunit HisH, giving the protein MLAIFDYKAGNQTSVRRALDHLGIPNEITNDPEKLNKASGIIFPGVGAAGQAMEELHADGLDEVIKGLIWQKKPVLGICVGCQILLDYSEENDTKALEVIPGECRLFNPSWVDYEDATIRVPHMGWNQIELVKDCELFAGIDPDADFYFVHSYFPHPKDEYVIATTRYGIDFCSVHGRQGLWAVQFHPEKSGRPGLKMLHNFYTYCQEAANAQ
- a CDS encoding J domain-containing protein — protein: MNLQGCLTILQLDANASLDDIKTSFRKLAFKYHPDLNSSPNASEQFQKINEAYVTAKTLLDNGAETTGSASSGKSRERSWQTTREKPRASRSHTTKASAHTQQEWTKGRPKKRKGSARSRAQRYYYKEEEVLKDILNDPFAKKVFEDIYRQIRKEQPGYQGPLELNKKHLQLHWGERTLNLNLSRGIKGWFKGQMDHEQTVHFPAQHLLPGRKIRITVEQKFTQGPKTIEVTLPQDFVIGRPIRLKGLGRKLGPLTGDLLLRILGK
- a CDS encoding YkgJ family cysteine cluster protein, yielding MNESAFECQMCGHCCQGEGGIVMTAKDRTRLAEHLGISVEELVEKYAHKRGGKLHLNVGKDKYCIFYKEGCGIHPGRPDVCRAWPYFRGNLVDELSWQMVQEYCPGINPKAGHAEFVKQGRAYLHKEDLLRYDPETAPNALISEE